Part of the Zygotorulaspora mrakii chromosome 2, complete sequence genome, ACTCAGCCACCTGAAAACATACGAAAATGAACGTTGTCCCCATATTGTAATCATTAGTGGTGAGATTCAAACATCAGGCATATTCGGTGATAGGGCTTGTGCTCTGTTTtataaatcaaaatttaaagCAGTAAACATAATAAATGCTCGGAATATAATATACCAATAATTTTCCTCACGAATTTTCGTTCCTCCTCCTCAGTCCATATGAGATTCGGATCGAACTAATGACGGCATTCCTGCTGACTTCTCTCACATAGAGCTTTATAGTACTCGTGTTGATGTGGATCCTTTAAGATGTTATATTTACTATTGGGCTCAGAAGAGAAATACTCTTCATCGCAAGCTAGCACTTCCTCTACTCCACAATATTTCTCCTTCTCTTCCAAATTTCCTTCTGAAGTATCGTTTGGgcaaatttattgaaacttGTAGAGCTTTGGATAGGACATTTAGtgaacaatttgaagatcaTTGAGGTTGGCTCTTTTagtatttcattttattatCAAAGCCTTGAATAGGGAAGAATGCTCTGAAGAATATAATTCTAATCAGGTATTATATACAGCGAATAACTTTATCCTGGGGGAGGCGCTGTTCACAACTAGCTCAATCAAATCGACCTTGGCGTAAATAAAATCCATCAAGCACACTCTAATCTTCTCACCATTTTCTCGCTTACTTTGCAGGCCTTTTTAGCCGAAAGGGGAAGAAGATTACAAGTATATTAAATTTCAGAACTTGCATATTCAGTCTTTTCACGCGTGTgttacaaaatttttcaacaatacTAAGATTATTAATATTTAATTTTAatgttatcaatttctATAGTAATTTAATTTGCGCTTATATGTAGTTGTTGCCATAGTAACAGCTCCTGTTACCAAGGAAATATCCTAAAGATTTAAGATCGTCTATGGGAACAGAGTATGCAGCATTGACACATTGGCTCTAGACGGGCGCAGAGAAAACGAAGTCACATTAATGCCAAGaaagtatttgaaagaatacGGAGAATGCTTCGCCTGGAATATTCTAGGATGGTTCGAAGCTCTTGCGTTTTTGAAGTCTTCACGGCGTAGAACATGAAAGATAAAGAGAGGGCGGCAGTTAATAGAGGGGAAAACTGTTCGGGAGTTtaattgttttcatttataTAGGTATAGAAAtcatccttttcaaaataaacCACTTGGATGGAAAGATTCTGCCTTCTCCTTGTATGTGAAATGCAATAATAGAAAAACAAATCCTAAAAAAGGCAGCATCTGGCTATTCttaaaagtttcaagaCGCGACAAGGCCCATCGTTTGACTTGGGCCCATAATAATTACAAAAAAGCAAATCTTTCACTAAGACACTTGATGCCAGTAAAATCAAgcagttttttttccaggTACCTCAAAGGAAGATCGATCTTGAATTTCGGCATCTAAGATATCCACATCATCGGAATTAGGATCCATTCCCATGTTTTCcaactctttttcattgaaacaGTTGAAATAATCTAAAGGATCCTCCTGCCTCAGTTTTTCGTGACGTAAAGGAGCTACCAGGTTCAGTGCGTAGTACAATCCACCACTAACAATTGGGATGAAAAACATATAGCCATAATAAAAGTTCATCATGCCAATGTTTTCCTTCAAGCTATCGTTTGCAGAGTATACCAAACCCGGCAATCCTAGACCCAAGCCGGTGAAGAAAGCAAGCGTCGACCGCCAGTTTATGCCGTAATCGTACCAGAAAAGCCCCGACTTTGAAAGGGTAAAAAAGTCTATAAGTGGGATTTTAGATTTACGTATAGCGTAAAAATCGACAATGTTTATCGCTATAATGGGTGTCGTAAAAACTCCAAAAGCACTCATGGCGTCcaaaaaggaagaagatgtgTTGAAAAAGGTCCATGGCTGAACAACCCAAGAGATCAATTGGACAAAAATCGTTCCTCtcttgatattgatatatttggGAAGTATTCCTGCCAAGTCCATGCCGCATGAGTAGCCATTTTGTGTCATATTCAGGAATAGCTGAGAATCAACAAAACTAATTCCGATGAAAAATGCAGCAGCCCGTGCTTTGGAAGAGTAGTCATCCCTCAACCATTGTGCAACCATTTCATCTGGAGTCCAGTAAGCCACCCCATATAGTTCCTTACAGGCGGAAGCACAAAGCATTCCGCTTAGTGAGACAAAGGTACCTGGCAAAACAGTTCCTAGAAACAGACCCCAATAGCACGATGTTTTGCTGTGTGCAAAACGTGAGTAGTCTGATTGGTTCGCGACAGCTGGCGAGACTCCGCTGTACCAGATCGTGATAGCAAAAATCCACATCCAAGAGCGCTCACTCGCATTAAGGGTTACTCTATTGTAGTATAGAGGTCCAGGTCCCCCATTTGTGCTCACAAGGTATGCTAAAATACCGACAATGGCAAAAAGTGTCATGAAGCAAGTCACAATGGAAGGTATATTGACACGTCTTGGTTTTACAAAGGCAAAAGGCATCTGGATCAATTGAAAGCACAGAAAGCTAATGAGGTCTCTCCTTGTCATTGGAACAGATTCAGGGAAtgtatttttcatgttTAAAAAGTTCAGGGAAAAGGAGCTAAAAACCATGTTGAAACAGAGACCCCCTAGCCAAGAGAGATAACCATAAAATACAGCAGCTAGACCCACCCGAAATATAATCCCAATGAAGGAGCCATATATGCCGAAAATCATTCGCTGATCTAAAGTATAGCCAATATGATACTTTATTCCTGGATTCGAGTTTGCTATTGTCATCAACCCTATGAGAATATTAGCAATCACTAGAGCTCCAATTGACTGTTGAAtgttcaaattcaaacttAAGAGTGCTGAACCCGTTGAAAAAGTAgcaacagaaaaatttgggAGTCCCCAATAAGCGAAAAAAGACCAGAACCCCCAAGTGCGCTCTTTATCAGGTATTGGTTGTAAATCAGGATTTCTCAAGACGGATATAGGCTCATCTCCGTGAGGTACTTCGATTGCTCTCAAAAATCTCTGAAATTTAGTTTTCGGCTTTTTTGGAGCCTCGATCTCTTGTTGCGATAGAATGATATCCAATTCAACAGGACTTAGCACAGTTCTGAGTGTTTTGGGTGAAGTAACAGGTATAATTTTCTCCATCTTAGTTTGCAACTTGCCCTGTTTCGAACTGGCAAAAAAGGAAGCAGTTACAAGAATAtctattcaatttttataAGTATCCTTTCGGTTTAATTTGAATCAGcataaatttttggaaactATTTCCGAATGTTTCGGTGCGTCGAGAACACGAGTccgatttttttcttatctACATGCATGACATGAAATATGTCACGATACCTATGATTTTGGGATAGTTTTTATCttatcaattttgtcaCTTCAGCGTGTATGTGTGCTATATAATCTCGCGCTCTTGGAAGTGGGAAAGTAATTTTGATGGAAATTGTGACCGaggaaaatataaaaaatcttAAGGAGATGCTAACAGCGAGACCTGAAACACATATTTCCCCTCTAGggatgaaaaatctgtgATATTAATGATCACCTAAAAAATAAGGAAGAGCTAGCAAGTTGAATTGAGTGAGCCATAATAATAATCTCTTGGTTACGTGCACAAACATTTAAAGCCTGCCACAGGTTTGTGTGGATAGCGCGGTGGTACGGTAAATGCTTCTTTCACTTGAAGCAGAAGAAACAATAAGCCCCATCTGCTGTTCAATGCAGATAACAATCAGACTGCTAAGCTGAGAAGGGATTTTTTAAGATTCAGATTATGCTGATGTCGAgtaatcaaaaaaatgccaCGGCAACATCGTTACTCTCCAATACGTATATAATGATAAACAGTAAACAGAGGTAATTTTTACTTTTAGAAGGTAGccttttcaacttttcacATGGGTTTTGTGCACTCCTGAACTAAGTGAGTACAGCTTCTAAGCTCTCCTCTCAAGTATTTCTATTTAGAGAAAATAGGCCAGCTCCTCTATTGCCGTCAGCAGTGACTAATAGCAAGCCGACTCCTGATATGACTATGACGAAACCTCAAGCTTCAATGGAGGGGGGAATCGAAGTTTAGCTCAAAACCTTTATTGCGCTCTATGAAAAGTCTATGGAAAAGGTTTTGTAAAAGGAAGGCTATAGCGAGGGACGATACTTGGCTATTATATAAATGTGTTTAACGAAGTTTTTTGGAGAATTAACTATAATAGGTCTATCCAATCAACAGTAGAacttgtttcaattgatttatGATCCTAATGTTGAAGTTGGTTTCGATCCTCTGCCTTGTGGCTAAGTGCGCATTATGCTTTGAGCAACCCGATAGTGATGATTTAAATACCATATGGGGCCAGGATTGGCCTTTTAGCGGCATAAACACTTATGCACATCTACCTCATACAAAGTGTTTGTTGGATAAAAATCTGACTTTCGATATAGGTGTAATCGGCGTTCCATTTGATAGTGCAGTCTCTTATCGTCCTGGGGCCCGATTTGGACCTCAAGCAATTAGAGCTGCTTCTCAGCGACAATTTTCCTTCCGTGGCTTCAACTTTCGTGCAGGAATCAACCCATATAAAAGTTGGGCAAAAATCTTGGACTGTGGAGATGTTCCAGTTACTCCAATGGATAGCAATTTGGCACTCAACATGATGACTTCCGCATACAAAAATCTTCTAGATAGGAAAAGTGCGTATGAAGACTCTTCAAGCCCACCAAGATTGGTGACATTAGGTGGTGATCACAGCATCATACTGCCTATTTTGAGGAACCTGTATGATATTTACGGGCCTATTACTGTTATTCATTTTGATTCCCATCTCGATACTTGGTCACCAATAGATTATCCTTCATATTGGACCTCCACTGCTTCAGAGTTCAATCATGGCACAATGCTATGGAAAGCCAAACAGGAAGGTCTTTTATCCAAGAATAATATTCATGCTGGTTTGAGAACGCGCTTAAGCGGTAATGATTGGGGAGATTATGAAGCTGATGACAGAACAGGTTTTCATCGAATCGAGAGTGACAGAATTCTCAAAGTTGGTGTGGATggaattgttgaagagataaaaaatatgttACCTGAAGGAACTCCAATATATGTCAgtgttgatattgatgtCCTGGATCCCAGCGCAGCTCCCGGAACAGGAACTGCGGAAGTTGGTGGCTGGTTGACAAGAGAATTAATTAGTATGTTGCGTTCTCTTGACACCTTTCCTCTGATAGGTGCCGATATTGTCGAAGTTTCTCCCCCATATGATCAGAGTGACATAACAAGCTTCGCTGCTTCTCACATTGCGTATGAGCTTATCAGTACTATGGTAAAGCAGGGCCCCATTGATTTGGAAAGTCACAACTCCAATTTTcactcttttgaaaacaatcaaagtaaagaaaaaacCGGATTCTTTGCCAAGGAGTGGttttagatttttttgaactacatttggatgaaaatgaacCTTTAGATATTTTACATTTGTACAAGACCATGGTTCCGGAAAACTACAGTCTCGTTTCTTTAATAAGTTTGCTGCTCTTGTAGCTAGCAATGATTGTGCCCTTTGAGCTTTAGggtttcaaatatttttaGAAATTGTATGCACTCATGATATCAATACGTACACTTTTGAGTTTTAACTGCTCCTGCTCCTGTCGAAGCAAAGCTAGAAGATATATTTAGATGATCTACTGTGAGAACTAAAGCATTGATATGTCATGAAATACCTATCATTTACTCTTACGAACACATTCTATAGAATATCCTGACCCAAAGTTACCGAAGTTTTGTATAGGTGGATGGGTGTGTGGTAAAATTTCGAGAATGAGGCATTTGGGAGTACAGTTTTTACAGGCCGCTACAGAATCTATATTCAACAGCCTGCCATGCCTGAAGAATGAGAACTGACAGAAATGATTTGCTTCCGAATGAACAGTTCAAGTCTCAAAGTCCAGCCAACCATTGTGGTTGCTCTATGATAGCAATACATGAGAACTTCTTGTTCTAACTGCTACAACTAAGTGACCCCCGCCGCCTCTTTGGCCACTGCTACACAGTTGAGAAACAGAAGAAGGAGGCAGTCAACATTATTGAGCTTGAGCTTACTTTTGTTGGATgcttatatatataaaaaaagtCAAGTCTAAAGTCGTTAGATACGAAAGCACCAAAAGGTGcacaaaaagaaacagaatAAGCTTCCTTGAAGTTTCCTTTGACAATATATCCGAGGGATCTGCAAAATGAATGCACAGCAACGGAAATTACTTGGAATATGAGTCTCCTCTCAAGGTCGGTGTTGAATGTAGGAATATCACGGTAACATactcattcaaaaatataagGCACTCCTTTAAGAACTCGCAAAAGCACATGCAGATATAACTTATAATTAGTTGTTTCTGTGTCTTCATAAAACTGATAATATGTCTCTCGATGGATCCTAAATGCGGTATTTTAATCACCGGAGCGGTGTTAAAATATCAGTTCACGTCGAAATAGACCGAGTTCGAGTAAACTTTTAAAGCAAATTTGAACATGTTGTGAAAAGAGTAAAACCCAAGACctataaataaataaagaTACATTTCCAGTTAGTATTCCTTTTTGAGAATCTGCGCTGCTGTATCGCACAAACTCTTCTCTAGAGTAATGAATTCGAAACCTAGTATCTCCTTTGTCTTAGAGTTATCGAATTTCGCGTATGGCTGGATCTTATAAGCGCCCTCACTGGTGCACGGCGGGATTACACCCCGTAATTGCTGAAATCTCCTATTTAGAATTTCAGCCAAATCTTGGCCATTAAACTGTCCTGCCGATAGCCCAAGTCTTTTTCCAATAGCCTCTTCATTTTGGAATGCTAGCAAATGTGCTTTAGATACGTCGCGAACGTCAACGAAGTCACCTCTGATGTTCGTGATATCGCGGTCGGGCATAGACTGAAGGAACGAATTGATTACTTCCGCTGAAGTATTCAGTGTACCCGTAATATTTTCGGCAAACAGTTGAGGGCCAAAAATGAGTGCTGGGTTTATCGTGGTCAGATTTAACTTAATCAGCCCCTTATTGTGCTGCAGGAAATCCCATGCCGCCTTTTCAGCGAAATTCTTTGAACCACGGTATGCATCCTGTGGGTTGAGTTGACTTTCGGACCAAGAAATAGGGTTCCAGTTATCCTCTGTGTATACAAGGTCCTTTTCTAAGAACCTGTAAGTGTCCTTGATTGCGGCAATGGAAGAGGTGATGACTACATGCTCGACAGTTTGTGAACCGAATTCCATGATCGACTGTAACAAACCTTTGGTACCTTGGATTGCGGGAATTAAGAGCTCCTTCTCATAGTCAGTGGCTCTGAAATGAAAGGGAGAGGCAGTGTGAAGTACCACTTTGATTTCGCTGCTGtactttttgaatatatcaTCAAATGCCCTGGGTTGTGCAATATCTGGCACTACTTCCATCTCCAGCAAATCattatttccaaattggCTCTTGAGCTTTTTACCTTTATCTTCTGATCTTACGGTTCCTATTACCTTGTAGCCTTGCTTCAGAAGATCATTGACTATATGTTGGGCAATGAATCCAGTAGCCCCTGTAACTAGAACTGACATGTTCTTTTGCTGGTAGTCCATGGAGTTAAGGTATAGTATCTGTGTATGTGAAACTTAACACTTTAGGCTGCATTCACGGGTAACCTAAAATTGGTctatttttctcatttttatatgtGTCTTTGCTCAATAAACAGAAAAGCCTGAAGCCCGCTTAGTAAACAAAAAGCACCCATAAAGGGAAGCGCAAGCGACgcattctttttatttccAAATGAGCTTAAATATTTCTAATCGAATACTGTGAAAAGAGTAATaagtttcttcaacatttcTGGTTTCTGACGAACGTTTAACAATCCATATATGAATGCTGAGTTTATACATACAATTTACTCAAAGGTATAGTTAGGAACCTGCGTTGGTTAGAATCGCATTTTCTAACCTTCAGTTgggatttttttctctggCCGCTCAATTTGGGAACTGaaaactaaaaaaattcaatcgAGTATGATTTCTCAAACCTGAAAAGTAAAGCAAAACGCGTTTCGTTAATATCACTCTGAATTAGTCTTTGTTTTTCTAACATCTTCTTGGACTTAAAAGTTAAAATGCCCTGTGTCATCGCTTATTGTTCGCTCACGATTTTATAGATTGCATTGCTTTAATTAAAATGCAATAATATCAAAgtttttacttttttttggaatttttttacaaCAAATTCTGATTGAATTGGTAACCTGACTTTTCCTGATTCATAGACTTATCAAAATCGTGCGACCAGCGCCAAATGTCTTTACAACAATGTTGTCGTGCTAATATAGATGAAGAGTATCGAGATTCATAAAAGAACATACATAAGGTGAAGTTTGAATAAAGCATGTCTGAAATATAATTCACTCATGTAACGCACAATACGACCAACAGTCAACCTTCACGCCTTTACTTATGTTtgttttactttttttatttcatgtcATTCTTGCTTCAAGTAACGCATTACCTGGGATGGTAAAAAAACCGTGAAAATAATTCTCCTCGCTCCCAGCGAAGTGTAGGTACGGTTGATTGACTCTGAAATCTCTTCTTAAACATTgttttacattttttttgtttgaaaaacttttaAGTCTCTTTGACTTCATCATATTCTAGTTGACGTCTCACTAGCAATGAGCAATGTAGAAAACTTATAATAACTTATAAATCTTTGACATTCATCTGAACCGCCAAAGCAATTCTTGCCCCGAATTTTGTACTTACTTATCGTgtttatattttcaaatctatTGTCATAGAAGTAAAATTCTGGTTTGTTATAGAGggttgttttcaaagacgTTTGTGTCTTTTTGGTTACAATTCGGCATAACATTTTGTActtcatatatatatatccaaagttcaaaagcaggtaacattttgaaatatttatttCAGGCATACGgctaaaaattttttctttcaaatgcTTCTGTAACGGCTAACTGGTTTTCAACAGCTattcattttgataaaatagCACAAATCACGTGGTAAAATTTAAATATGGCTATTATAAAGGATTTCAGCGGCAAAACCTTTGACTACAGAGGGCGGTCACAATTTACAAGGAAAGGAATCAATTTACGGCAGCTCTAAGATCTTAAAGACTTCTATTTCTGCCTTTCATCGCAAGCGTTTGTACCAATTTTATCCTAGGGACTTCTgttttatcaattgaatcaTGAGGCCGTTACCACACACCCTCAGATCTGAGATTCTCACTGAACTTTTTGATAGAATGTACTAGTATGGTTACAATCTCTTCAACCTCAGATTTGGTGATTATATAGGCAGGGGCCAATAATACACGATCACTACAGCTACCGTCTGGATTACCTGGCATGCCCATAACACTTAGACCATTATCAAAGCAATAATCTTGGAAACGAGGACCAATATTCAAGGCAGGGTCTAAAGCTTTTTTAGTCTTTCTATCTTTAACAAACTCTATAGACCAGAACCCTCCGAGCCCCCTGACATCACCAGCAATGTTATCAGTTGTAAATAGCCTTTCCTTTAGCATATTACCCATAATATTTCCCATCTCGAATATGTTGGAAGTCAAACATTCTCTTTCGATTTTACGCTGAATGCCTAAAGCTACTTCACAGTTGAAAGAGTTAGATGCATAGGTGTGACCTCCTGAGATGATACCAGTTCCTTTTAAATACGCGTCCCTAATTTTAGGTCCAACTAACACCCCAGCAATAGTAACATAACCAGACCCAAGCGTCTTACCCACTGTTTGTATATCGGGAGCTTCATCTGCTCCCAAGTAGTTTTCCCAACAGTTCAATTTACCATTAGGGTTACATCTACCAGTACCACACATAACTTCATCCAGGTAGAATATTATGTCATATTTGTTACAAATCTGTCTGAGACCTTTCAAATATCCCTTTGGAGGAGGTGTTGTACCCAAAGAAGATCCAGGCAGGGTCTCCACAATAATCACAGCAACAGTGTCTGGATCAGCGGTGACGATTTGCTCCTCTAAATTTTCAACCAGGCGCTGTGCATATTCTTCTTCGGTTTCAtcactttttttgaaacgaTAGGTGTAGGCGCATGGAATTTTGAAGCATACTTTCTCTCTATCGATAAGGTAAGGTTGGTAAGGCTCAACACGTGCATTCCAAGAAATAGACTGCGCACCGAGACTGAAGCCATGGTAAGAGCTTTCccttgaaaatattttgatcttaTTTGGTAAACCGCGCTCAAGCCAAT contains:
- a CDS encoding nucleobase cation symporter-1 family protein — its product is MEKIIPVTSPKTLRTVLSPVELDIILSQQEIEAPKKPKTKFQRFLRAIEVPHGDEPISVLRNPDLQPIPDKERTWGFWSFFAYWGLPNFSVATFSTGSALLSLNLNIQQSIGALVIANILIGLMTIANSNPGIKYHIGYTLDQRMIFGIYGSFIGIIFRVGLAAVFYGYLSWLGGLCFNMVFSSFSLNFLNMKNTFPESVPMTRRDLISFLCFQLIQMPFAFVKPRRVNIPSIVTCFMTLFAIVGILAYLVSTNGGPGPLYYNRVTLNASERSWMWIFAITIWYSGVSPAVANQSDYSRFAHSKTSCYWGLFLGTVLPGTFVSLSGMLCASACKELYGVAYWTPDEMVAQWLRDDYSSKARAAAFFIGISFVDSQLFLNMTQNGYSCGMDLAGILPKYINIKRGTIFVQLISWVVQPWTFFNTSSSFLDAMSAFGVFTTPIIAINIVDFYAIRKSKIPLIDFFTLSKSGLFWYDYGINWRSTLAFFTGLGLGLPGLVYSANDSLKENIGMMNFYYGYMFFIPIVSGGLYYALNLVAPLRHEKLRQEDPLDYFNCFNEKELENMGMDPNSDDVDILDAEIQDRSSFEVPGKKTA
- a CDS encoding agmatinase, which produces MILMLKLVSILCLVAKCALCFEQPDSDDLNTIWGQDWPFSGINTYAHLPHTKCLLDKNLTFDIGVIGVPFDSAVSYRPGARFGPQAIRAASQRQFSFRGFNFRAGINPYKSWAKILDCGDVPVTPMDSNLALNMMTSAYKNLLDRKSAYEDSSSPPRLVTLGGDHSIILPILRNLYDIYGPITVIHFDSHLDTWSPIDYPSYWTSTASEFNHGTMLWKAKQEGLLSKNNIHAGLRTRLSGNDWGDYEADDRTGFHRIESDRILKVGVDGIVEEIKNMLPEGTPIYVSVDIDVLDPSAAPGTGTAEVGGWLTRELISMLRSLDTFPLIGADIVEVSPPYDQSDITSFAASHIAYELISTMVKQGPIDLESHNSNFHSFENNQSKEKTGFFAKEWF
- a CDS encoding SDR family oxidoreductase, with product MDYQQKNMSVLVTGATGFIAQHIVNDLLKQGYKVIGTVRSEDKGKKLKSQFGNNDLLEMEVVPDIAQPRAFDDIFKKYSSEIKVVLHTASPFHFRATDYEKELLIPAIQGTKGLLQSIMEFGSQTVEHVVITSSIAAIKDTYRFLEKDLVYTEDNWNPISWSESQLNPQDAYRGSKNFAEKAAWDFLQHNKGLIKLNLTTINPALIFGPQLFAENITGTLNTSAEVINSFLQSMPDRDITNIRGDFVDVRDVSKAHLLAFQNEEAIGKRLGLSAGQFNGQDLAEILNRRFQQLRGVIPPCTSEGAYKIQPYAKFDNSKTKEILGFEFITLEKSLCDTAAQILKKEY